A section of the Veillonella criceti genome encodes:
- a CDS encoding peptidoglycan-binding protein has product MEILRKLRIVTVLLTFLVACTSIVLADVGRGDRGSEVQLVQRLMITQGYLIDQADGIFGNNTEYAVSAFQKQMGLTATGRVDGDTLAAMKENNKLFAAAQQSRNVRNNVEVSRFGDRGRSVSDLQIRLASSGYSPGAIDGIFGDGTASALKRFQKANGLAVTGEVDNKTMTLLSKQPGVPTEYKKTLTMNATAYSADDPGNTAYTARGNLLRRGYVSVDPDVIPLGTALYVEGYGYAVADDTGGSIIGNRIDLAMDSHGEAIQFGRQTVTVYILE; this is encoded by the coding sequence GTGGAAATATTGAGAAAACTTAGAATAGTAACAGTTCTCTTAACGTTTCTAGTGGCTTGTACATCTATCGTACTAGCCGATGTAGGACGCGGTGATCGCGGTAGTGAGGTACAGTTAGTACAGCGTTTGATGATAACGCAAGGGTACCTTATAGACCAAGCTGATGGTATTTTTGGTAATAATACTGAGTATGCGGTAAGTGCTTTTCAGAAGCAAATGGGCCTTACGGCTACAGGTCGAGTTGATGGCGATACCTTAGCAGCGATGAAGGAGAACAACAAACTATTTGCAGCAGCGCAACAGTCTCGCAATGTACGCAATAATGTGGAAGTTTCACGTTTTGGCGATCGAGGTCGTTCCGTGTCTGACTTGCAAATTCGTTTAGCTAGTAGTGGCTATTCACCAGGAGCCATTGATGGTATTTTTGGTGATGGTACGGCTAGTGCATTAAAGCGTTTTCAAAAGGCTAATGGATTAGCAGTAACGGGTGAAGTAGATAATAAGACAATGACATTATTGTCTAAGCAACCAGGAGTTCCTACAGAGTATAAGAAGACTCTTACGATGAACGCGACTGCTTACTCCGCCGATGATCCAGGGAATACAGCGTATACTGCTCGAGGCAATTTATTGCGACGTGGTTATGTATCAGTCGATCCAGATGTAATTCCTTTAGGTACGGCCTTGTATGTAGAAGGATATGGGTATGCTGTAGCCGATGATACAGGTGGTAGCATTATAGGGAATCGCATTGATTTAGCTATGGATTCTCATGGTGAGGCCATTCAATTTGGTCGACAAACGGTTACGGTGTATATATTAGAATAA
- the nhaA gene encoding Na+/H+ antiporter NhaA, giving the protein MSRIKEILQAPATGGILLLVVSIIAVIIANSSWSEGYEAFLHAMIGPLSVSHWVNDALMAIFFLGVGLEVKHEMLEGELNTHAKRFLPTIAALMGVIAPALVYSIFNYSSSELARGWAIPTATDIAFSIGIISLVGTRAPLAAKVFLTTLAVVDDLIAVIIIAAVYTTTFNFAFMGGALALFVLLLILNKKNVVNPWPYIILGVGLWFCIFKSGLHATLAGVILAMTIPSRVWQGEKEILPLNQWHHALAMWITFLIVPLFGFVNAGVSFGDFQSSDLFHPVVLGIALGLFLGKQIGIFGIMFVLVKSKLVKLPNQLTWTHMYGVALCCGVGFTMSLFVNLLALAPGHMQELAKVGIFLGSIVSGLLGYIVLRYVAPEPRVIETDEFYE; this is encoded by the coding sequence ATGAGTCGAATTAAAGAAATTTTACAGGCCCCGGCAACGGGTGGGATTTTATTATTAGTGGTGTCAATTATAGCCGTTATTATAGCTAATTCAAGTTGGTCTGAAGGATATGAAGCATTTTTACATGCCATGATTGGCCCCTTATCAGTATCACACTGGGTTAATGATGCATTGATGGCTATTTTCTTTTTAGGGGTAGGCCTTGAAGTCAAGCACGAAATGTTAGAAGGCGAGCTCAATACACATGCCAAACGTTTTTTACCGACCATAGCGGCCTTAATGGGTGTTATTGCACCAGCCCTAGTATATTCCATTTTTAATTATAGTAGTTCCGAATTAGCAAGAGGCTGGGCTATTCCAACTGCTACTGATATTGCCTTTTCAATTGGTATCATTTCTTTGGTAGGTACGAGAGCTCCTCTAGCAGCTAAAGTTTTCTTAACTACTTTAGCAGTAGTTGATGATTTAATAGCTGTTATTATTATAGCGGCTGTTTATACAACGACCTTTAACTTTGCTTTTATGGGTGGTGCTCTTGCTTTATTTGTTCTCTTATTAATTTTAAATAAAAAGAATGTGGTGAATCCTTGGCCTTATATTATTTTGGGCGTTGGGCTTTGGTTCTGTATTTTTAAATCAGGATTACATGCTACTTTAGCTGGTGTGATTTTGGCTATGACTATTCCGTCTCGTGTATGGCAAGGTGAAAAAGAGATTTTGCCACTTAATCAATGGCATCATGCGCTTGCTATGTGGATTACATTTTTGATTGTACCTTTATTTGGTTTTGTGAATGCTGGTGTATCATTTGGTGATTTCCAAAGCAGTGATTTATTCCATCCGGTTGTATTAGGTATTGCCTTAGGATTATTCTTAGGTAAGCAAATTGGTATTTTTGGCATTATGTTTGTATTAGTAAAATCTAAGTTAGTGAAATTGCCAAATCAACTTACTTGGACCCATATGTATGGTGTAGCACTTTGTTGTGGCGTAGGTTTTACGATGAGTTTATTTGTAAATCTATTAGCATTGGCTCCTGGTCATATGCAAGAATTAGCTAAGGTAGGTATTTTCTTAGGTTCAATTGTATCTGGTCTATTAGGTTATATAGTTCTTCGATATGTGGCACCAGAACCTAGGGTTATTGAAACCGATGAATTCTATGAGTAA
- the purR gene encoding pur operon repressor has product MEKVRRVERMVALTKLLVDSPQELISLRYFCEFFDIAKSTLSEDLSSVKASLQHFSLGTIETVAGVAGGVRFIPYRQGERAFAVLKEVQQRLQEPDRVIPGGFLYMSDILYDWHITSRLGEIFMTRFAERQPDYIMTVETKGIPLAVMVARAFNKPLVIARRDSKVTEGSSISINYVTGSSRRIQTMSLTKRAIPPKSKVLLIDDFMKAGGTANGMKELVTEMGGTVVGTGVLVATATPGPKVVGDYEALLVLNGVDEVTRTVDIEPVYCKPDEEA; this is encoded by the coding sequence GTGGAAAAAGTGCGACGCGTCGAGCGCATGGTAGCGCTTACTAAACTGTTAGTGGATTCTCCGCAAGAATTGATATCTTTACGCTATTTTTGCGAATTCTTTGATATTGCTAAATCAACATTGAGCGAAGACTTGAGCAGTGTAAAAGCATCATTACAACATTTTTCATTAGGCACCATTGAAACAGTGGCTGGTGTAGCAGGCGGTGTTCGTTTTATTCCGTATCGCCAAGGTGAACGGGCCTTTGCCGTTCTTAAGGAAGTGCAACAACGTTTACAGGAACCTGACCGAGTTATTCCTGGAGGCTTTTTATATATGTCTGATATTTTATATGATTGGCATATTACGAGTCGTTTAGGGGAAATCTTTATGACTCGTTTTGCGGAACGTCAACCGGATTATATTATGACAGTAGAAACGAAGGGGATTCCTTTAGCTGTTATGGTAGCACGAGCTTTTAATAAACCTCTTGTAATTGCTCGCCGTGATAGTAAGGTAACAGAAGGGTCGTCGATTAGTATTAATTATGTAACGGGCTCATCGCGACGTATTCAAACTATGTCACTGACTAAACGTGCTATTCCACCTAAATCAAAAGTATTACTTATCGATGACTTTATGAAAGCTGGTGGAACGGCTAATGGTATGAAAGAATTGGTTACCGAGATGGGTGGCACTGTTGTAGGTACGGGTGTTTTAGTAGCAACGGCGACACCAGGCCCTAAAGTAGTCGGTGATTATGAAGCTTTATTAGTATTAAATGGAGTTGACGAAGTGACTCGCACAGTTGATATAGAACCTGTATATTGTAAGCCTGATGAGGAGGCCTAA
- the nhaA gene encoding Na+/H+ antiporter NhaA, with protein MSRIKAFLQSPSAGGILLLVSAALAIGVANSAYSDQYFHFLKFPLGPFAVEAWVNDVLMAIFFLGVGLEIKHEMINGELNTNAKRILPTVAAFCGVMVPAVIYFIFNHGNPMYHRGWAIPTATDIAFSIGVVSLLGTRVPVAMKVLLTTLAVVDDLIAVVIIAAFYTESLQFLYMGMAVLIFILLMILNKRNIFHPLPYVVLGVVLWYCIFKSGLHATLSGVFLAMTIPYRAQYSSGKWISPVMQWNSALIKWITFLILPLFGFINAGVSFSDFSFNDLFHPVVLGVSLALFIGKQVGVFSTVYILVKTKLVDMPVHATWSHVYGIAVCCGIGFTMSLFVDLLAFPPSHAQEMAKVGIFIGSIFSGVIGYVVLRYFTPDVSELERKDD; from the coding sequence ATGAGTCGGATTAAAGCTTTTTTACAATCTCCCTCTGCTGGTGGTATTTTATTACTAGTTTCTGCAGCATTAGCTATTGGAGTCGCTAATTCAGCGTATTCAGATCAGTATTTTCACTTTTTAAAATTTCCATTAGGTCCATTTGCCGTTGAAGCATGGGTTAATGATGTGCTTATGGCGATTTTCTTTTTGGGTGTCGGTCTGGAAATTAAGCATGAAATGATTAATGGTGAGCTTAATACCAATGCTAAGCGTATATTGCCTACAGTAGCTGCTTTTTGTGGCGTAATGGTGCCGGCAGTTATTTATTTTATATTTAATCATGGTAATCCTATGTACCATCGTGGCTGGGCAATACCAACCGCTACTGATATTGCATTTTCCATTGGTGTCGTATCTTTATTAGGTACGCGAGTCCCTGTAGCGATGAAAGTATTGTTGACAACTCTTGCTGTTGTTGATGATTTGATTGCTGTTGTCATTATAGCTGCTTTTTATACGGAAAGTTTACAGTTCTTATATATGGGGATGGCAGTTCTTATTTTTATACTTCTTATGATTTTAAATAAGCGAAATATATTCCATCCACTGCCTTATGTTGTGTTAGGGGTTGTGCTATGGTACTGTATTTTTAAATCTGGCTTACATGCTACTTTATCTGGTGTATTTTTAGCTATGACGATTCCGTATCGCGCACAATATAGCTCTGGTAAATGGATTTCTCCAGTGATGCAATGGAATTCAGCGCTTATTAAATGGATTACATTTTTAATCTTGCCGTTATTCGGTTTTATTAATGCAGGTGTCTCCTTTAGTGATTTTTCGTTTAATGATTTATTCCACCCAGTTGTACTCGGTGTTTCGTTAGCCTTATTTATTGGCAAACAAGTAGGGGTATTTAGTACAGTATATATTTTAGTAAAAACTAAATTAGTAGATATGCCTGTACATGCAACTTGGTCACATGTGTATGGAATTGCTGTATGTTGTGGGATTGGTTTTACTATGAGTTTGTTCGTTGATTTACTAGCATTTCCACCAAGTCATGCGCAAGAAATGGCAAAAGTAGGGATTTTCATTGGTTCTATATTCTCGGGGGTCATAGGTTATGTAGTGCTTCGTTATTTTACACCTGATGTATCAGAGTTAGAACGTAAAGATGATTAA
- a CDS encoding ISL3 family transposase, translating into MSTLNYIGNLLGIKAEYIKNMRETSSEYLLYVESPVRPHRCPNCHSQTTRIKGYTNRKIQHTTTNEKTILLLYRQRRYICTCGRTFNEKTEFSSRYLRTTPRLREVICQQLSEVTSYKAVAKHCHVSVNQVLRVFNEINYSRPSTLPPVLSIDEFKGNAAGQKYQVILTDPETHKILDILPKRDTTELAKYFAQFPRYIRNNVKYITMDMSLQFRSVMKTWFPQAEIVVDRFHLIRLVTFALERVRKVEQNLLCNVSRTFKANKRVLTKRFESLTDKEFTKLMDMFHYSPRLHRAYTLKQSFSHVLKFKDKENIQWAIDQWLSLVEASELPEFQSLLKTFTFWRTEIINALTLPYSNGFTEGCNNKIKVLKRCSFGLQNFERFRNRILFINAKKGHATTVSHVLSKSA; encoded by the coding sequence ATGTCTACACTTAATTATATAGGAAATTTACTCGGAATCAAAGCAGAATATATAAAAAATATGCGTGAAACTAGCTCAGAATACTTACTTTACGTAGAAAGTCCTGTACGTCCTCATAGATGCCCTAATTGCCATTCACAAACTACACGAATAAAAGGCTATACTAACCGAAAAATTCAGCATACTACAACCAATGAAAAAACCATTCTTCTCTTATATCGTCAACGTCGTTATATATGCACGTGCGGACGCACTTTCAATGAAAAAACAGAGTTTTCTTCTCGCTATCTTAGAACAACCCCAAGACTTCGTGAAGTAATATGTCAACAACTCTCTGAAGTAACATCTTACAAAGCTGTGGCTAAGCATTGCCATGTAAGCGTAAACCAAGTACTAAGAGTCTTTAACGAAATTAACTATAGTCGCCCCTCAACACTACCACCTGTACTATCTATTGATGAATTCAAAGGCAATGCAGCTGGTCAAAAATACCAAGTCATTCTTACTGATCCAGAAACGCATAAAATACTAGATATTCTGCCTAAACGAGATACTACGGAACTAGCGAAATACTTTGCTCAATTCCCTAGATATATACGAAATAATGTAAAATACATCACAATGGATATGTCACTTCAATTTCGTTCGGTTATGAAAACTTGGTTCCCTCAAGCTGAAATTGTAGTTGATAGATTTCACTTAATACGGCTAGTTACCTTTGCCTTAGAACGGGTACGCAAAGTAGAGCAAAATCTATTATGCAATGTAAGTCGTACCTTTAAAGCCAATAAACGAGTATTAACTAAACGCTTTGAATCATTAACAGACAAAGAGTTCACTAAGCTTATGGATATGTTTCATTATTCGCCCCGATTACATCGTGCCTATACACTAAAACAATCCTTTTCTCATGTTTTAAAATTCAAAGATAAAGAAAATATTCAATGGGCCATTGATCAATGGCTATCCTTAGTTGAGGCTTCTGAATTACCTGAGTTTCAATCACTCTTAAAAACATTTACATTTTGGAGAACCGAAATTATTAATGCCTTAACATTACCCTATTCCAATGGCTTTACAGAAGGTTGTAACAACAAAATAAAAGTACTAAAGCGGTGTTCGTTTGGTTTACAAAACTTTGAACGATTTCGTAACCGGATTTTATTCATTAATGCTAAAAAAGGACACGCAACAACTGTGTCGCATGTCCTTTCCAAGAGTGCATAA